Genomic DNA from Haloarcula marina:
GTTCGTCGAGACGATGCACCCCCGACCCGAGAAAGTCCTCTGCGTCCACGGCGACGAGAGTTCGACCAACCAACTCTCCTCGGCGCTGTACCAGAAGTTCAACATGCGGACGTTCAACCCGAAGAACCTGGAGACGTTCCGCTTCGTCTGATTACTCCTCTGTCGTCTCGTCTTTCGACTTCGTCTCCCGTTCCGTGAGGTTGAGCGCCACGAACAACCGGTTGGTGATTACCTGTTCGACGATATCGACCAGTTGGGTGTCGTCGGTGGTGTAGTCCGAGAAGATTCCCAGCGGGATTTCTCCGCCAGCCATCTCGCGGTGGCCGCCCGCGCTCCCAACGTCCTCGAACGCCTCGTGGAGCACCTCGCCGATGTGGACGCGCGCGTCCGTCGACCGGCCGCTGAGTTGAATGCTGTCCTCGACGATACCGAAGACGATTGCGGTCTGGATACCTTCGAGGGTCGCGAGATAGTCGGCCGCCTGCGGGAGGGCGTCCCGTTCGCTCGTCCGTCCGACGTGCGAGACGAGGACCGACCCGCGGACGACGCGGTTCTCGATGGCGTCGCCGATAGCGTCGATGGTCGCCCCGCTGACCGCCGGAGAGGAGAGTTTCTGGAGGAGGTCGATATCCGCGTAGTCGTGGAGGTAAGCGGCCGCCTCGTACTCCGCTCGCGTGGCCCCGCGGAGGAAGCCCAGCGTCTCCCGACGGATGGCGAACAGCAGCGCCGTGGCGACGCGCGAACTGGGGTCCATCGGCAGTTCCCTGACGTACTCGGCGAGGATAGTGGCCGTCGCGCCCACACCTTCGCGATGGTCGACGATGTCGGCCACGATGTCCTCGACCGGGTGGTGGTCGACGACGATGTCGACCGGTGTTCCCTCGGGGACGCGGTTGTTGACACCGACTATCGCGTGGTCGACAAACGCTAAGAGGGACCCTTCGGGACGGTTTCGCACCAGTTCCGGGTCGAACGGCTTCAACTCCACGTCGAGGAGGTTGACGAACGCCCGATTCTGCTGGTGGGATATCTCGCCGCTGTAGAGGATTCGTCGCTCGTCGATACCGGCGCTCGCGGCGATTTGGCCGAGTGCGACGGCGCTCGCGAGACAGTCCGGGTCGGGGTTGTTGTGACAGATGATAGTGAGGTCATCGCTCTCGGCGAGGCGGTCCCATAGGGCTTGGGCGCGACTCATCGTTCGTAGTTGTCGCCCCTCCTACAAGCCATTACTGCCCGAACTGAGGCGAGCGACGGCCACGTGCCACAGCGACCGCCTCGGCGAGCGAACCGTGGCCGGCGAGGTTCGCACCAGTCTCGGCTACGCCGCCGGTATCGCCGACCGTCACTCCTCGGGAGTGCGCGTCGTCAACACCGGAACGGGCGACGACCGAACGAGTTTGGAAGTCACGCCGCCGAGCGCGTACCAACTGAAGTTCGTCTGCCCCTGTGTCCCCAACGCGAGGAGGTCCACGTCGTTGTCCTCGACGTACCGCTGAATCTCTCGGTGAGGGTGACCGTATCTGAGCGAC
This window encodes:
- a CDS encoding DHH family phosphoesterase; the encoded protein is MSRAQALWDRLAESDDLTIICHNNPDPDCLASAVALGQIAASAGIDERRILYSGEISHQQNRAFVNLLDVELKPFDPELVRNRPEGSLLAFVDHAIVGVNNRVPEGTPVDIVVDHHPVEDIVADIVDHREGVGATATILAEYVRELPMDPSSRVATALLFAIRRETLGFLRGATRAEYEAAAYLHDYADIDLLQKLSSPAVSGATIDAIGDAIENRVVRGSVLVSHVGRTSERDALPQAADYLATLEGIQTAIVFGIVEDSIQLSGRSTDARVHIGEVLHEAFEDVGSAGGHREMAGGEIPLGIFSDYTTDDTQLVDIVEQVITNRLFVALNLTERETKSKDETTEE